One Bombina bombina isolate aBomBom1 chromosome 5, aBomBom1.pri, whole genome shotgun sequence DNA segment encodes these proteins:
- the LOC128661313 gene encoding oocyte zinc finger protein XlCOF6-like, producing MYRVWKSFTDKSNLKIHERSHTGEKPFTCTECGKSFTQKSDLKKHERIHTGEKPFTCTECGTCFTEMGSLKNHERIHTGEKPFTCTECGKCFTLKSDLKTHERFHTGEKPFPCTECGKCFTQKSNLKKHERIHTGEKPFTCTACRKCFTQKSNLKKHERIHTGEKPFTCTEC from the coding sequence atgtacagagtgtggaaaagtttTACAGACAAGAGTAacctgaaaattcatgaaaggagtcacacaggggaaaaacctttcacatgtacagagtgtggaaaaagttttacacaaaagagtgatctgaaaaagcatgaaaggattcacacaggagaaaagcctttcacatgtacagagtgtggaacatGTTTTACAGAAATGGGtagtctgaaaaatcatgaaaggattcacacaggagaaaagcctttcacatgtacagaatgtggaaaatgttttacactaaagagtgatctgaaaactcatgaaaggtttcacacaggagaaaagcctttcccatgtacagagtgtggaaaatgttttacacaaaagagtaatctgaaaaagcatgaaaggattcacacaggagaaaagcctttcacatgtacagcgtgtagaaaatgttttacacaaaagagtaatctgaaaaagcatgaaaggattcacacaggagaaaagcctttcacatgtacagagtgt